The genome window GCAGAACATAGAATAGAAAAGGTAGTGACTTTTAATGAGTGCGCATGACGGACAGGCGCCCTACTCGGGCACGCTTTACATCATCTCCGCCCCCTCCGGCGCGGGCAAGACCAGCCTGGTGAAGGCGCTGGTGGACGCCATCGAGGATATCCGCGTATCGGTCTCCCACACCACGCGGCCCATGCGCCCCGGCGAGGTGGACGGCGTCAATTATAATTTCGTCGATCCCGCCGTCTTCGAGCGTATGGTGGACGAAGACGTCTTTCTGGAGCACGCCCAGGTATTCGATAATTTTTACGGTACCTCGCGCGAGTGGGTAGAACAGCAGCTGCGTGAAGGTATCGATGTGATCCTGGAGATCGACTGGCAGGGGGCGCAGCAGGTGCGGCCCAGGATGCCGGGCTGTGTCGGGGTGTTTATCCTGCCGCCCTCGCGTGAGACCCTGATGCAGCGTCTGCGCGGCCGCGGTCAGGACAG of Candidatus Tenderia electrophaga contains these proteins:
- the gmk gene encoding guanylate kinase (Essential for recycling GMP and indirectly, cGMP), with amino-acid sequence MSAHDGQAPYSGTLYIISAPSGAGKTSLVKALVDAIEDIRVSVSHTTRPMRPGEVDGVNYNFVDPAVFERMVDEDVFLEHAQVFDNFYGTSREWVEQQLREGIDVILEIDWQGAQQVRPRMPGCVGVFILPPSRETLMQRLRGRGQDSEAVIQRRFRDAVTDMSHFHEYDYVVINDDFAEALLDVSAIVRARRQRVEVQRARQGALIDALLNEAVE